The genomic DNA AGGAACTAAATGCTTAAAAACTGCTGATTGGATAAAACTATTTGTGATAGGGTGACAGGTTGTCAGCGCTACGGCCTAGCTTTTTGAGCAATCCGATAAGCTGATCTCTTTCGGTTTCGCTGATTCCGCTAAAAGCACGTTCAATCTGACGTGTATAGTCTGGGTAAATTTCGTCCATGACGCGTTGTCCCTCGTCCGTCAATTCCGCATATATAATCCGACGATCCTGGTCGCACGGGTGACGGTGCAAATAACCGCGGCTCTCCAGCTTGTCGATAACATAGGTGACATTTCCGCTTTGCAGTAGCAGCTTGGCTCCAATTTGCTGGATCGGCTGCGCGCCCTTGTGATATAAAACTTCCATTACGGCGAAGGCCGTTGGGTTAAAGCCCACCGTTTTGATGCCAGCAACCGCATGCTCGTTTACACTTTTGAATGACTTGCCAAACACGCTATACAAATGCATAGATTGCTGTGTCACCAGTGTCCGGTAATCTATCATCTTCATTCCGCCTTTATGTATGGATTTGGGCATCCTTTGACCGCTCGGCTTGGATGACCGGGCAACCATACCCTTGTTACTAGCATAAAGGGATTTACGTAATGAGAACATGCGATTTGTCACAGTAGCTGCTTTTTTAACTATTTAATTTCAAAGCTTTAAAGTAAATTTTTGAAAAATAAAGGTTTTGAATGTAAAAAAACCTTCCCAGATGG from Paenibacillus sp. FSL R10-2782 includes the following:
- a CDS encoding MarR family transcriptional regulator, whose product is MIDYRTLVTQQSMHLYSVFGKSFKSVNEHAVAGIKTVGFNPTAFAVMEVLYHKGAQPIQQIGAKLLLQSGNVTYVIDKLESRGYLHRHPCDQDRRIIYAELTDEGQRVMDEIYPDYTRQIERAFSGISETERDQLIGLLKKLGRSADNLSPYHK